A single region of the Brachypodium distachyon strain Bd21 chromosome 3, Brachypodium_distachyon_v3.0, whole genome shotgun sequence genome encodes:
- the LOC100824610 gene encoding inositol-tetrakisphosphate 1-kinase 1 produces the protein MAAAAAEPSSADTSRRYVVGYALAPKKQQSFIQPSLLSRASSRDIDLVPVDEARPLAEQGPFDLIIHKLYGHDWRAQLQAFSALHPSVPVVDPPHAIDRLHNRISMLQVVSELDVPLLNDCSGDHDTFGIPSQVVVYDGAALADSGLLAALRFPLIAKPLVADGTAKSHKMSLVYHREGLRKLRPPLVLQEFVNHGGVIFKVYVVGGHVTCVKRRSLPDVSKEILEDTANEGTVSFSQVSNLPTQRTAQEYYDDVRLEDAVMPPTDFVNEIAGGLRRALGLQLFNFDMIRDTRAGHRYLVIDINYFPGYAKMPGYETVLTDFFWEMVHKDDVALKEKQEEESNHTIVK, from the coding sequence atggccgccgccgccgccgagccctcctccgccgacaCCTCCCGCCGCTACGTCGTCGGCTACGCGCTCGCGCCCAAGAAGCAGCAGAGCTTCATCCAGCCCTCCCTCCTCTCGCGCGCCTCTTCGCGCGACATAGACCTAGTCCCCGTCGACGAGGCGCGGCCGCTCGCGGAGCAGGGCCCCTTCGACCTCATCATCCACAAGCTCTACGGCCACGACTGGCGCGCCCAGCTCCAGGCCTTCTCTGCCCTCCACCCCTCCGTCCCCGTCGTCGACCCGCCCCACGCCATCGACCGCCTCCACAACCGCATCTCCATGCTCCAGGTCGTCTCCGAGCTCGACGTCCCGCTCCTCAACGACTGCAGCGGGGACCACGACACCTTCGGCATCCCCAGCCAGGTCGTCGTCTACGAcggcgccgcgctcgccgactcgggcctcctcgccgccctccgcTTCCCGCTCATCGCAAAGCCGCTTGTCGCCGACGGCACCGCCAAGTCACACAAGATGTCCCTCGTCTACCACCGCGAGGGGCTCCGCAAgctccgcccgccgctcgTCCTGCAGGAGTTCGTCAACCACGGCGGCGTCATCTTCAAGGTCTACGTCGTCGGCGGACACGTCACCTGCGTCAAGCGCCGCAGCCTCCCCGACGTCTCCAAGGAGATCCTCGAGGACACCGCCAACGAGGGCACTGTCTCCTTCTCGCAGGTATCCAATCTCCCTACCCAGCGCACCGCCCAGGAGTACTACGATGACGTGCGGCTTGAGGACGCCGTCATGCCGCCCACAGATTTCGTCAATGAGATTGCCGGTGGTCTCCGCCGGGCGCTGGGCCTGCAGCTCTTCAACTTCGACATGATCCGTGATACCCGTGCTGGGCACCGGTATCTCGTCATTGACATCAACTACTTCCCTGGTTACGCAAAGATGCCGGGCTACGAGACTGTCCTCACTGACTTCTTCTGGGAGATGGTCCACAAGGACGACGTGGCCCTCAAGGAGaagcaggaggaagagagcAATCACACCATTGTGAAATGA
- the LOC100839536 gene encoding NADH dehydrogenase [ubiquinone] 1 beta subcomplex subunit 10-B: protein MVRKAKVEFDERPPDDFDPKNPYGDPVAMLEYREHLVREKWIQIETAKIIRDRLRWCYRIEGVNHHQKCRHLVDQYLESTRGVGWGKDHRPADLHEPKKVVEAEE, encoded by the exons ATGGTGCGGAAGGCGAAGGTTGAGTTCGACGAGAGGCCGCCGGATGACTTCGACCCGAAGAACCCGTACGGGGACCCGGTGGCGATGCTGGAGTACAGGGAGCACCTGGTGCGGGAGAAGTGGATCCAGATCGAGACCGCCAAGATCATCCGCGACCGCCTCCGCTGGTGCTACCGGATCGAGGGCGTCAACCACCACCAGAAGTGCCGCCACCTCGTCGACCAGTACCTCGAGTCCACCCGCGGCGTCGGATGGGGCAAGGACCACCGCCCGGCCGACCTGCACG AGCCCAAGAAGGTGGTCGAGGCCGAGGAGTAG
- the LOC100839840 gene encoding protein SAMBA: MSSPARSTVSAASAGGGTATTAADDVADSIDALYRKDEAMAELRSEVIEALRKEVKSLDDDSWMFAAPRTRINLVSRPGAYLPKQQGKIVELDQASKKTRNC; this comes from the exons ATGAgttctccggcgaggtcgacCGTGTCGGCCGCGAGCGCGGGAGGCGGGACCGCGACCACCGCTGCCGACGACGTCGCCGATTCCATCGATGCGCTCTACCGCAAGGATGAGGCCATGGCCG AGCTCAGGTCGGAGGTAATAGAGGCGCTGCGCAAGGAGGTCAAGTCgctcgacgacgacagctGGATGTTCGCCGCGCCGCGAACCCGCATCAACCTCGTCTCCAGACCAG GTGCTTACCTGCCCAAACAACAGGGGAAAATTGTGGAGCTGGATCAAGCATCCAAGAAGACAAGGAACTGCTAG
- the LOC100824920 gene encoding uncharacterized protein LOC100824920 has protein sequence MQRLSIGSPGASRPRLDAAAEEEDEKAAGKAGRAALAPDKSIHLVPLLTLLCLLVLFLFSHDPASSAIADSPPVLAVAARSLEATADTMASVARGGALKADPVLRRGRRLGATPR, from the exons atgcAGCGCCTCTCCATCGGATCGCCGGGCGCGAGCAGGCCCCGCCTggacgccgcggcggaggaggaggacgagaagGCGGCGGGGAAGGCGGGCAGGGCGGCGCTGGCCCCGGACAAGTCCATCCACCTCGTGCCCCTCCTCAcgctcctctgcctcctcgtGCTCTTCCTCTTTTCCCACGacccggcctcctccgccatcGCCG ATTCGCCGCCCGTCctggccgtcgccgcccgctcCCTCGAGGCCACAG CGGACACGATGGCGTCGGTCGCTCGCGGCGGTGCGTTGAAAGCGGACCCGGTTCTGCGCCGGGGACGAAGGCTGGGCGCGACGCCGCGGTGA
- the LOC100825219 gene encoding probable calcium-binding protein CML11, whose protein sequence is MSEAPAITVGEDPPPETPTATDQQQQRRREQAPPPQSSLEEEDADQLSELRQIFRSFDRNKDGSLTQLELGSLLRSLGLKPSADELDALIQRADLNSNGLVEFSEFVALVAPELLDDRSRYSEDQLRRLFEIFDRDGNGFITAAELAHSMARLGHALTAKELTGMIEEADTDGDGRIDFHEFSRAITAAAFDNVFS, encoded by the coding sequence ATGAGCGAGGCACCCGCGATCACCGTCGGAGAAGACCCGCCGCCGGAGACCCCGACCGCCAcggatcagcagcagcagcggcggcgggagcaggcgccgccgccgcagtcgtcgctggaggaggaggacgcggaCCAGCTGTCGGAGCTTCGGCAGATCTTCCGGTCCTTCGACCGCAACAAGGACGGCAGCCTGACGCAGCTGGAGCTGGgctccctcctccgctcgctCGGCCTCAAGCccagcgccgacgagctcgacGCCCTCATCCAGCGCGCCGACCTCAACTCCAACGGCCTCGTCGAGTTCTCCGAGTTCGTCGCCCTCGTCGCGCCCGAGCTCCTCGACGACCGCTCCCGTTACTCCGAGGACCAGCTCCGCAGGCTCTTCGAGATCTTCGACCGCGACGGCAACGGCTTCAtcaccgccgccgagctcgcgcACTCCATGGCCAGGCTCGGCCACGCGCTCACCGCTAAGGAACTCACCGGGATGATCGAGGAGGCCGAcaccgacggcgacggccggATCGACTTCCACGAGTTCTCCCgcgccatcaccgccgccgccttcgacAACGTCTTCTCCTGA